In Polypterus senegalus isolate Bchr_013 chromosome 12, ASM1683550v1, whole genome shotgun sequence, the following are encoded in one genomic region:
- the ints14 gene encoding integrator complex subunit 14, with amino-acid sequence MPTVVLMDVSLSMTRPVSLDGVEEYQRKNLAAHGLTMLFEHMATNYKLEFTALVAFSSLWELMVPFTRDYNTLQEALSSMEDYDKTCLEAALQGVNNIVQQEWGVSCPCQIVLVTDGALGIGRGSLRHSLATLRQRGEDKKFPLPFPFPSKLYIMCIASQEELQSTDALDLLEQLITLNGNEGQIFTVEGPLCLKNVQSMFGKLIDQAYSPFHAVLRCGHLASDVQVFPRPEPVVTDEEVDTIQKNVSSELDIVGFVEIADISSPPVLSRHLVLPIAVNKEGDEVGTGITEDTEDDSSANQIAGKSPNFCVLLHGSLKVEGMVAMVQLGPDWYGMLYSQADSKKKSNLMMSLFEPGPQPLSWLGKVALLGPISDAKENPYADDDSKSPFPLQPKSKRSYAQNVTVWIKPSGLQTDVQKILRNARKLPEKTQTFYKELNRLRKAALAFGFLELLKGVAELLERECTLLPDTAHPDAAFQLSHAAQQLKLASTGDSQYAAFHQNIMPLPTDFSGSSGDRI; translated from the exons ATGCCGACAGTGGTACTGATGGATGTGTCCCTGTCCATGACTCGCCCGGTGTCCTTGGATGGGGTTGAGGAGTATCAGCGCAAGAATCTGGCTGCTCATGGCCTGACCATGCTGTTTGAACATATGGCAACAAACTACAAGCTGGAGTTCACAGCGCTGGTAGCTTTCTCATCTCTGTGGGAGCTAATGGTCCCCTTCACGCGAGACTACAACACACTGCAG GAAGCCCTGAGCAGCATGGAGGATTATGATAAGACTTGTTTGGAAGCAGCCTTACAGGGTGTGAACAACATTGTCCAGCAGGAGTGGGGTGTATCCTGCCCCTGCCAG ATTGTTCTAGTTACAGATGGTGCTTTGGGGATTGGTCGAGGCTCGCTGAGACACTCACTAGCCACTCTAAGGCAGCGTGGCGAGGATAAGAAGTTTCCCCTTCCCTTCCCCTTTCCATCCAAGTTGTACATTATGTGCATCGCCAGCCAAGAAGAG CTACAAAGTACAGATGCTCTGGACCTCTTGGAACAACTGATCACCTTAAATGGCAATGAGGGCCAGATTTTCACAGTTGAAGGGCCGCTGTGCTTGAAGAATGTCCAGTCCATGTTTGG CAAGTTAATTGACCAGGCGTACTCCCCTTTCCATGCAGTCCTGAGGTGTGGCCACCTGGCATCAGATGTGCAAGTCTTCCCGAGACCAGAGCCTGTGGTCACTGATGAGGAGGTAGACACTATCCAGAAGAATGTCAGTTCAG agcTGGATATCGTAGGATTTGTAGAGATAGCTGACATTTCCAGCCCGCCAGTTCTGTCCAGGCACCTAGTTCTGCCCATTGCTGTAAACAAGG AGGGAGATGAGGTGGGCACTGGCATTACTGAAGACACCGAGGATGACAGCTCAGCCAATCAGATAGCTGGGAAGAGTCCCAATTTCTGTGTCCTGCTGCATGGCAGCCTTAAAGTGGAGGGTATGGTGGCCATGGTGCAGCTGGG GCCTGACTGGTATGGGATGCTGTATTCACAAGCTGATAGCAAAAAGAAGTCcaacctgatgatgtcacttttcgAACCAGGACCCCAGCCACTGTCTTGGCTGGGCAAGGTGGCATTACTTGGGCCAATATCAG ATGCTAAAGAAAACCCATATGCTGATGATGACAGTAAAAGCCCCTTTCCTCTGCAGCCGAAAAGCAAACGCAGTTACGCACAGAACGTAACAGTGTGGATCAAACCCAGTGGCTTACAG ACTGATGTGCAGAAAATCCTAAGGAACGCTAGGAAGCTTCCAGAGAAAACACAGACGTTCTATAAG GAGCTGAATCGCTTACGAAAGGCGGCCCTGGCTTTCGGATTCTTGGAACTACTGAAAGGTGTGGCAGAGCTGCTGGAGAGAGAATGCACGCTGCTGCCCGACACTGCGCACCCAGACGCTGCCTTCCAGCTTTCTCATGCAGCCCAACAACTGAAATTAGCCAGCACTGGAGACTCCCAGTATGCAGCTTTTCACCAAAACATTATGCCACTTCCCACAGACTTTTCGGGAAGCAGTGGGGACAGGATTTAA
- the hacd3 gene encoding very-long-chain (3R)-3-hydroxyacyl-CoA dehydratase translates to MQTLTPQVYWAQRHEDIYLRVELSDVKDTEVTLKENILHFRAQGHGAKGENEYQFSLEFLDLVRDKPVCKTTERQVNITVKKVEPCWWERLTKQERKPLFLSPDFDRWQEESDAEMELRAEEEKISKLRVESRVPRDPLRTLKRGYIFMYNLVQFLGFSWIFVNMTVRLFILGQDSFYDTFHTMADMMYFCQILAAAEIVHASIGLVKTVLIPTVIQVLGRNVILFVIFGSLVDMQNKAVVFFVFYFWSAIEIFRYPYYMLSCIDSEWKLLTWLRYTIWIPLYPLGVLAEAVAVIQSLRIFTETGLYSIDIPWPLSFSISFSYVLQIYLVLMLLGLFVNFRHLYKQRRRRGLRNKKKKMN, encoded by the exons ATGCAGACCCTCACTCCGCAGGTGTACTGGGCCCAGAGACACGAAGACATCTACCTGCGCGTGGAACTGAGCGATGTGAAG GACACTGAGGTCACCCTGAAAGAAAATATCTTGCACTTCCGAG CCCAGGGACATGGAGCTAAAGGGGAGAATGAATACCAGTTTTCTTTGGAGTTCTTGGACCTTGTCCGAGATAAG ccagtGTGCAAAACAACTGAACGACAAGTGAACATTACGGTCAAAAAAGTAGAGCCATGCTGGTGGGAAAGGCTGACCAAGCAAGAACGCAAGCCCCTTTTTCTGTCCCCAGATTTTGATCGTTGGCAGGAGGAGTCGGATGCGGAGATGGAGCTCCGAGCTGAG GAAGAAAAAATCAGCAAGCTGAGAGTGGAATCAAGGGTCCCACGAGATC CCCTAAGGACACTGAAGCGTGGCTACATTTTTATGTACAATTTGGTGCAGTTTCTCGGCTTCTCCTGGATATTTGTCAATATGACTGTTCGCCTGTTTATTCTGGGCCAAG ATTCTTTCTACGACACTTTCCACACAATGGCAGACATGATGTACTTCTGTCAGATTTTAGCGGCTGCTGAGATCGTCCATGCTTCTATAGGCCTTGTGAAAACTGTGCTGATCCCGACAGTGATTCAG GTTCTTGGAAGGAACGTCATCCTCTTCGTCATCTTTGGCAGCTTGGTGGACATGCAGAATAAAGCTGtggttttctttgtcttttacttttggAGTGCAATCGAAATCTTCAG GTACCCATACTACATGCTGTCCTGCATCGACTCAGAATGGAAGCTGCTGACATGGCTGAGATACACCATCTGGATTCCTCTTTATCCCCTCGGCGTCCTAGCTGAAG CTGTGGCCGTGATCCAGTCCCTTCGTATATTCACTGAAACTGGCCTCTACAGCATTGACATCCCCTGGCCGCTGTCTTTCTCAATCAGCTTCTCCTATGTGCTACAAATCTACCTGGTGCTGATGCTTCTGG GCCTTTTTGTTAACTTCCGTCACCTTTACAAACAGAGGAGGAGGAGAGGTTTACGtaacaaaaagaagaagatgaattaG